A stretch of Arachis hypogaea cultivar Tifrunner chromosome 15, arahy.Tifrunner.gnm2.J5K5, whole genome shotgun sequence DNA encodes these proteins:
- the LOC112750520 gene encoding ATPase GET3D, chloroplastic isoform X1, giving the protein MGVASSPSFPVLVGQRLPTSPSTSPLLRPRVVVAAVSSDSSPASTSQATKLLTFLGKGGSGKTTAAIFAAQHYAMAGLNTCLVIHGQDTTADYLLNCKIGTDYVECGTNLSAVRLETTKMLLEPLKLLKQADTQLNMTQGILGGIVGEELGIMPAMDSILLLFALEKLVGLLSSTASKSQGDKFDVIVYDGISSEETLRFIGASSKARLYLKYLRLLAEKTELGRFAAPSILRLVDEAVRISSSRSYFNGRTSSEIWDTLDQMLERGSSAFSNRQRFGCFLVMDPNNPTSVNSARRYWGCTIQAGAQVSAALGFTSQPQHLEPLQRVKKGFSPLPSAFISSLSMNSPINWRRVLLDTSNKDARHLLTSEASQYGYAISPVEFDLKRKSVTLFMPGFDKSEIKLYQYRGGSELLVEAGDQRRVIPLPPEIQGKVGGAKFAERSLVITML; this is encoded by the exons ATGGGCGTGGCTTCATCTCCGTCGTTTCCGGTTCTTGTAGGACAACGACTCCCCACTTCGCCTTCAACTTCTCCTCTTCTTCGCCCACGTGTCGTCGTTGCGGCGGTTTCTTCGGATTCTTCTCCAGCTTCCACCTCACAAGCCACCAAATTGCTCACTTTCCTCGGCAAAGGTGGCTCTGGAAAAACAACCGCCGCTATTTTCGCCGCTCAG CATTATGCAATGGCTGGATTGAACACATGTTTAGTGATACATGGCCAAGACACCACTGCTGACTACCTCCTCAACTGTAAGATTGGAACTGATTATGTCGAATGTGGAACAAATCTTTCGGCTGTTAGGTTGGAAACAACCAAA ATGCTTCTTGAACCTCTCAAACTTCTGAAGCAAGCAGATACACAGCTTAATATGACACAAGGCATACTTGGAGGG ATTGTTGGAGAAGAGCTTGGCATTATGCCTGCGATGGATTcgattcttttattatttgcgcTTGAGAAGCTTGTAGGACTTTTGAGTAGTACAGCTTCAAAGAGTCAAGGCGATAAATTTGATGTGATAGTTTATGATGGTATCAGCAGCGAGGAAACACTGCGGTTCATAGGTGCAAGCAGTAAAGCAAG ATTGTACTTGAAATATCTCCGACTATTGGCCGAGAAGACTGAGCTTGGGAGATTCGCTGCTCCTTCAATCCTGAGACTTGTGGATGAAGCTGTAAGAATAAGTAGCAGCAGATCTTACTTTAATGGTAGAACGAGCTCAGAAATATGGGACACTTTAGATCAAATGCTGGAG AGAGGATCTTCTGCCTTCTCAAACCGGCAGAGATTCGGTTGTTTCCTTGTAATGGATCCGAATAATCCAACCTCTGTTAATTCGGCAAGGCGATATTGGGGTTGTACAATCCAGGCTGGTGCTCAAGTATCTGCAGCTCTCGGCTTCACCTCTCAGCCGCAACATCTAGAACCCTTACAAAGAGTAAAGAAAGGTTTCTCACCCCTGCCTTCTGCTTTCATTTCAAGTTTATCAATGAATAGCCCAATCAATTGGCGCAGAGTACTACTAGACACAAGCAACAAAGATGCTAGGCATCTTCTTACTTCCGAAGCAAGTCAATACGGTTATGCTATCTCACCGgttgaatttgatttgaaacgAAAATCAGTTACTCTCTTCATGCCTGGTTTCGACAAATCAGAGATCAAGCTATACCAA TATAGAGGAGGATCTGAGCTGTTGGTAGAAGCAGGAGATCAAAGGCGTGTTATTCCGTTGCCCCCAGAAATTCAAGGAAAGGTTGGCGGAGCCAAATTCGCAGAGAGAAGTCTTGTTATTACAATGCTATGA
- the LOC112750520 gene encoding ATPase GET3D, chloroplastic isoform X2, with protein MGVASSPSFPVLVGQRLPTSPSTSPLLRPRVVVAAVSSDSSPASTSQATKLLTFLGKGGSGKTTAAIFAAQHYAMAGLNTCLVIHGQDTTADYLLNCKIGTDYVECGTNLSAVRLETTKMLLEPLKLLKQADTQLNMTQGILGGIVGEELGIMPAMDSILLLFALEKLVGLLSSTASKSQGDKFDVIVYDGISSEETLRFIGASSKARLYLKYLRLLAEKTELGRFAAPSILRLVDEAVRISSSRSYFNGRTSSEIWDTLDQMLERGSSAFSNRQRFGCFLVMDPNNPTSVNSARRYWGCTIQAGAQVSAALGFTSQPQHLEPLQRVKKGFSPLPSAFISSLSMNSPINWRRVLLDTSNKDARHLLTSEASQYGYAISPVEFDLKRKSVTLFMPGFDKSEIKLYQRRI; from the exons ATGGGCGTGGCTTCATCTCCGTCGTTTCCGGTTCTTGTAGGACAACGACTCCCCACTTCGCCTTCAACTTCTCCTCTTCTTCGCCCACGTGTCGTCGTTGCGGCGGTTTCTTCGGATTCTTCTCCAGCTTCCACCTCACAAGCCACCAAATTGCTCACTTTCCTCGGCAAAGGTGGCTCTGGAAAAACAACCGCCGCTATTTTCGCCGCTCAG CATTATGCAATGGCTGGATTGAACACATGTTTAGTGATACATGGCCAAGACACCACTGCTGACTACCTCCTCAACTGTAAGATTGGAACTGATTATGTCGAATGTGGAACAAATCTTTCGGCTGTTAGGTTGGAAACAACCAAA ATGCTTCTTGAACCTCTCAAACTTCTGAAGCAAGCAGATACACAGCTTAATATGACACAAGGCATACTTGGAGGG ATTGTTGGAGAAGAGCTTGGCATTATGCCTGCGATGGATTcgattcttttattatttgcgcTTGAGAAGCTTGTAGGACTTTTGAGTAGTACAGCTTCAAAGAGTCAAGGCGATAAATTTGATGTGATAGTTTATGATGGTATCAGCAGCGAGGAAACACTGCGGTTCATAGGTGCAAGCAGTAAAGCAAG ATTGTACTTGAAATATCTCCGACTATTGGCCGAGAAGACTGAGCTTGGGAGATTCGCTGCTCCTTCAATCCTGAGACTTGTGGATGAAGCTGTAAGAATAAGTAGCAGCAGATCTTACTTTAATGGTAGAACGAGCTCAGAAATATGGGACACTTTAGATCAAATGCTGGAG AGAGGATCTTCTGCCTTCTCAAACCGGCAGAGATTCGGTTGTTTCCTTGTAATGGATCCGAATAATCCAACCTCTGTTAATTCGGCAAGGCGATATTGGGGTTGTACAATCCAGGCTGGTGCTCAAGTATCTGCAGCTCTCGGCTTCACCTCTCAGCCGCAACATCTAGAACCCTTACAAAGAGTAAAGAAAGGTTTCTCACCCCTGCCTTCTGCTTTCATTTCAAGTTTATCAATGAATAGCCCAATCAATTGGCGCAGAGTACTACTAGACACAAGCAACAAAGATGCTAGGCATCTTCTTACTTCCGAAGCAAGTCAATACGGTTATGCTATCTCACCGgttgaatttgatttgaaacgAAAATCAGTTACTCTCTTCATGCCTGGTTTCGACAAATCAGAGATCAAGCTATACCAA AGGAGGATCTGA